A genomic window from Aestuariirhabdus litorea includes:
- a CDS encoding TetR/AcrR family transcriptional regulator: MVRTRSKSEEKRDQILEAAVTLFIEQGFDATSMDQIAQLASVSKQTVYSHFGNKEELFSASIRCKCISHQLAEADFREFNDPRSALATIALRFHELLHSPEAIHVHRTCVAQSETHPQLSSLFFKEGPNSMFEQVARLLESFSARGLLRVEEPRFAAVQFLMMVHGESRLRLELNVPPLPEEENQRYIDNCIDAFMRAYGV; encoded by the coding sequence ATGGTTAGAACCCGAAGCAAGAGCGAAGAGAAGCGCGACCAGATCCTTGAGGCCGCCGTTACCCTGTTTATCGAGCAGGGGTTTGACGCCACCAGCATGGACCAGATCGCCCAGCTGGCCTCGGTCTCCAAGCAGACGGTCTATAGCCACTTCGGCAATAAGGAGGAGCTGTTCAGCGCCTCCATCCGCTGCAAATGCATCAGCCACCAGCTGGCAGAGGCGGATTTTCGTGAGTTCAATGACCCGCGCAGCGCACTGGCCACCATCGCCCTGCGCTTTCACGAACTGCTCCACAGCCCGGAGGCGATCCATGTTCACCGTACCTGTGTCGCCCAGTCGGAGACCCACCCGCAGTTGTCGAGCCTGTTTTTCAAAGAGGGGCCCAATAGCATGTTCGAGCAGGTGGCCCGACTGCTGGAGTCCTTTTCCGCCCGCGGTCTGCTGCGGGTGGAGGAGCCGCGTTTCGCTGCGGTGCAGTTTTTGATGATGGTCCACGGCGAATCACGCCTGCGCCTCGAGCTCAACGTGCCCCCCCTTCCAGAGGAGGAGAACCAGCGCTATATCGATAACTGCATCGACGCCTTTATGCGCGCCTACGGGGTATAG
- a CDS encoding ABC transporter substrate-binding protein, whose product MLREMLFGVALCWLVLVPSARGDASSRCLLVNSYNSDYAWQRAVTKSIWLQLMDQCEIRELNMNAKHYPHPEQLQRVGREAWQLIQQWHPNVVIACDDAASRFLVEPYLKNGDTPVVFCGVNLSGEAYGYPYSNATGMLEVDSTEQLFSTVKQMRPQAQRGVLVMVERMTDNIMAPHYRQLARQQGLELEIRVVKSMDGLEQAYERAQATDFLYFYNNAGMEDWDERRALQIAQTHAGVLTLSAYRWLAPFVMLTIAHVPEEMGSYVGRTALRILQGTSPAEIPITQNTQVDVIVNQPLLNRLGLKLPPELVEQAMVIEY is encoded by the coding sequence ATGCTTCGAGAGATGCTGTTTGGGGTGGCGCTGTGCTGGCTGGTGCTGGTGCCGTCGGCCAGGGGAGATGCCTCGTCGCGCTGCCTGCTGGTGAACTCCTACAACAGCGACTATGCCTGGCAGCGTGCAGTGACCAAGTCGATCTGGCTGCAGCTCATGGACCAGTGCGAGATCCGCGAACTCAATATGAACGCCAAGCACTACCCACACCCGGAGCAGCTGCAGAGGGTAGGGCGCGAGGCGTGGCAGCTGATCCAGCAGTGGCACCCGAATGTGGTGATCGCCTGCGATGACGCTGCCTCCCGGTTCCTGGTGGAGCCCTACCTCAAAAACGGCGACACCCCGGTGGTCTTCTGCGGAGTCAACCTCAGCGGAGAGGCCTACGGCTACCCGTACAGCAACGCCACCGGCATGCTTGAAGTGGACTCGACCGAGCAGCTGTTCTCCACCGTCAAACAGATGCGACCGCAGGCCCAAAGGGGGGTTCTGGTCATGGTGGAGCGGATGACCGACAACATCATGGCACCCCACTACCGTCAGCTGGCCCGGCAGCAGGGGCTGGAGCTGGAGATACGGGTTGTGAAGAGCATGGATGGCCTGGAGCAGGCCTACGAGCGGGCGCAGGCTACCGATTTTCTCTACTTCTATAACAATGCCGGGATGGAGGACTGGGACGAGCGCCGGGCCCTGCAGATCGCGCAGACCCATGCCGGTGTGCTGACCCTGTCGGCCTACCGCTGGTTGGCCCCCTTTGTGATGCTGACCATCGCCCATGTGCCGGAAGAGATGGGCAGTTACGTCGGTCGCACCGCGCTGCGTATCCTGCAGGGAACCTCCCCAGCCGAGATCCCGATTACCCAGAATACGCAGGTGGATGTGATCGTTAACCAGCCGCTGCTCAACCGGCTCGGCCTCAAACTGCCCCCCGAGCTGGTGGAGCAGGCGATGGTGATTGAGTACTAG
- a CDS encoding efflux RND transporter periplasmic adaptor subunit, with product MFPLQAPLSGLMALLLPLLLAGCLDRASEGAAKASEEYSHRAVGETLVELPGYEAQRRFMGSVQVKEQAQLGFELAGKVASLFVDEGDRVAAGDPLAQLDTRLLETDQQRLEAQQQELVAELQLVDSNLSRIRSLSSSGFASQQSLDELESRRQALQAKQSSTRAGLEANRLRREKSLLRAPFDGVVDQRLIAPGEVVGAGTPALSLLLRGGAEVKVGVPVRLLAQLRPRMPVEIAGQTFEASLIARGYNVDPVTRTVQLRLQLPPEAAVVNGELAQLLIDEHVEASGFWVPLTALTDGVRGLWNVFVLQPEADSGLYRLEARDVRILYANQERAFVSGSLADGEQLLSAGLHRLVPGQRVRLTPVTAALEP from the coding sequence ATGTTTCCCCTCCAGGCACCACTCAGCGGGCTGATGGCCCTCCTCCTCCCCTTGCTGCTGGCCGGATGTCTCGACCGGGCCAGCGAGGGAGCGGCTAAAGCGTCCGAGGAGTACAGCCATCGGGCGGTGGGAGAGACGCTGGTGGAGCTGCCTGGCTACGAGGCGCAGCGCCGCTTTATGGGGAGTGTCCAGGTGAAGGAGCAGGCCCAGCTGGGGTTCGAGCTGGCGGGTAAGGTGGCCAGCCTGTTCGTAGACGAAGGGGATCGGGTGGCGGCGGGGGACCCGCTGGCTCAGCTGGATACCCGACTTCTGGAAACCGATCAGCAGCGCCTTGAAGCACAACAGCAGGAGCTGGTCGCCGAACTGCAGCTGGTGGACTCCAACCTGAGCCGGATTCGTTCACTCAGCAGCAGCGGATTTGCCTCGCAGCAGAGCCTGGATGAGCTGGAGAGCCGGCGCCAGGCGCTGCAGGCCAAACAGTCCAGTACCCGCGCAGGGCTGGAGGCCAATCGGCTGCGCCGGGAAAAATCTTTGTTAAGGGCGCCCTTCGATGGAGTAGTGGACCAGCGCCTGATCGCGCCCGGTGAGGTGGTGGGCGCCGGCACTCCCGCCCTGTCGCTGCTGCTGCGGGGCGGCGCCGAGGTGAAAGTGGGGGTGCCGGTGCGTCTGCTGGCTCAGCTCCGTCCCCGTATGCCGGTGGAGATCGCCGGCCAGACGTTTGAAGCCAGCCTGATCGCCCGTGGTTACAACGTGGACCCGGTGACCCGCACCGTTCAGCTGCGGTTACAACTGCCCCCTGAGGCGGCGGTGGTGAACGGCGAGCTGGCTCAACTGCTGATCGATGAACATGTTGAAGCGAGCGGATTCTGGGTACCCCTGACCGCGCTCACCGACGGGGTGCGCGGCCTGTGGAATGTGTTTGTGCTGCAGCCCGAAGCCGACAGCGGACTCTACCGGCTGGAGGCGCGGGATGTGCGTATTCTTTACGCCAACCAGGAGCGGGCCTTTGTCAGCGGTAGTCTGGCCGACGGAGAACAGCTGCTCAGCGCGGGATTGCATCGACTGGTGCCCGGCCAGAGGGTCCGCCTGACCCCTGTCACCGCCGCCCTGGAGCCCTGA
- a CDS encoding YaiI/YqxD family protein, with amino-acid sequence MQIWVDADACPKVIKDILFRAAQRTQTPLVLVANQSLATPAGSLIRSVQVAAGFDVADSYIVQQLNGGDLVVTADIPLAAEVVERGAVAINPRGELYTPETIRQRLAMRNLMEELRSSGEQLGGPAKFNQQDRQRFANTLDRLLAQKR; translated from the coding sequence ATGCAGATCTGGGTTGACGCCGACGCCTGCCCCAAGGTGATCAAGGATATTCTGTTCCGGGCCGCACAGCGTACCCAGACCCCCCTGGTGCTGGTCGCCAACCAGTCGCTGGCGACCCCGGCCGGGAGCCTGATCCGCTCGGTGCAGGTCGCCGCTGGCTTCGATGTGGCCGACAGCTACATTGTCCAGCAGCTCAACGGAGGTGACCTGGTGGTCACCGCCGATATTCCGTTGGCGGCCGAGGTGGTGGAGCGGGGGGCTGTAGCCATCAACCCCCGCGGTGAACTCTACACCCCCGAAACCATCCGCCAGCGGCTGGCGATGCGCAACCTGATGGAGGAGCTGCGCAGCAGCGGCGAGCAGCTGGGTGGCCCCGCCAAATTCAACCAGCAGGACCGTCAACGATTTGCCAATACCCTCGATCGCCTGCTGGCCCAGAAGCGCTAG